From the candidate division WOR-3 bacterium genome, the window CTACTCCGCTTTTTATAATACTAATTTAGAAATCTGCCTTCGGGGTTTAAAAGTAACGGATTTGGTCATTACCGGGGTGATGACGAATATCTGTTGTGAATCAACTGCTCGGGATGCCTTCTTTCGGGACTTTCGGGTATTCTTCTTAGCCGATGCCACCGCCAGCCCTTTTCCTGAACTCCATCTTGCTACCTTAAAGAATTTAGCCTATGCCTTCGCTTACATCACAACCACCGAAGAGATTATCCAAGTAATAAAATAAATTTTAGTTGACCGCATCTCTTTTTTCCTGTATAATTGAGTTTACTTAAAATGATTAAACTTCTTCTTGGTGATGAAGCCTGTGCCCGAGGCGCCTATGAGGCGGGTTGCCGGGTTGCTGCTGCCTATCCCGGAACACCTTCCACCGAAATCCTTGAGGCACTCGCAGAATATAAAGATGTTTATTGTGAATGGTCAACCAATGAGAAGGTTGCCTTAGAGGTTGCCTTTGGTGCCGCTAATGCTGGTGCGCGCTCTCTGGTGGCGATGAAGCATGTTGGCTTAAATGTTGCCGCTGACCCATTATTTTCTTCGGCTTATATTGGTGTGAAGGCGGGAATGGTAATTGTGACCTGTGATGACCCAGGCATGCATTCTTCCCAGAATGAACAGGATAACCGGTTTTATGGCTTAATGGCGAAAATTCCTGTGCTTTGCCCTTCGGATTCTCAGGAGGTGAAGGATTTTACAAAACTTGCCTTTGAAATCTCCGAGCAGTTTGAAATTCCCGTAATTTTAAGGATGACCACCCGGGTCGCCCATTCTAAATCACCGGTAAAACTGGAAGAAAGGGTTGAAGTTCCAATTAAGGGTTATAACTCTGAGGTCTGGCGGACCAATCTTTTGCCCCAATTTGCCCGCAGACGCCATATCACTCTGGAAGAAAAGTTAGAGAAATTGACGGAGTATGCGGAGAGTACCCCAATCAATCGGTTTGAAGAGGGGAAAAGAAGTTTTGGGATTATTGCCGATGGGGTTGCGTATCTTTATGCCAAGGAGGTCTTTCCCAATGCCTCTTTCTTAAAGTTGGGGATGGTCTATCCCTTCCCGAGGAATTTGGTTAAAAATTTTGCCCAAAAGGTAAGAAAGGTTTATGTGGTAGAAGAGGTTGACCCGTTCTTAGAGATTTTGGCAAAAGCAAATGGAATTAAAGTTTTCGGCAAGGAGTTCTTGCCCCGCTGGGATGAGTTGAATCCCTTTATTGTCCGTAATGCCCTCTCTAAGAAGAAAAAGGAAGTAAAAAGGGAAGAGGTTA encodes:
- the iorA gene encoding indolepyruvate ferredoxin oxidoreductase subunit alpha; this translates as MIKLLLGDEACARGAYEAGCRVAAAYPGTPSTEILEALAEYKDVYCEWSTNEKVALEVAFGAANAGARSLVAMKHVGLNVAADPLFSSAYIGVKAGMVIVTCDDPGMHSSQNEQDNRFYGLMAKIPVLCPSDSQEVKDFTKLAFEISEQFEIPVILRMTTRVAHSKSPVKLEERVEVPIKGYNSEVWRTNLLPQFARRRHITLEEKLEKLTEYAESTPINRFEEGKRSFGIIADGVAYLYAKEVFPNASFLKLGMVYPFPRNLVKNFAQKVRKVYVVEEVDPFLEILAKANGIKVFGKEFLPRWDELNPFIVRNALSKKKKEVKREEVIPRPPALCPGCPHTGIFYLLQRKNLILTGDIGCYTLGALAPHKAMDTCICMGASITFAHGADKALGKNDSRRIVALIGDSTFFHMGVPGLINVGYNKGNVITIVFDNRTTGMTGHQDHPGTGRTLMGEETKIIKVEDVARACGIEKVYTLDPYQIRENRKLFREILAQEGPAVVVSSRPCALLVPRKEAKRVIADLCSGCKLCLQLGCPAIMFKEEKAVIQDAFCVGCGMCQELCQKGAIV